From a region of the Falco cherrug isolate bFalChe1 chromosome 9, bFalChe1.pri, whole genome shotgun sequence genome:
- the DBH gene encoding LOW QUALITY PROTEIN: dopamine beta-hydroxylase (The sequence of the model RefSeq protein was modified relative to this genomic sequence to represent the inferred CDS: inserted 1 base in 1 codon) has protein sequence MQLKSVTSPACPGGPAHKWAKPGAGVPSCPXMQTSRSKPCPCPSFKLREVASMYFTMIAVFLVILVVVLQGSAPRQSDFPYKVPLDPQGLLELSWNVSYTEQAVHFQLLIKDLQFGLLFGMSDRGEFENADLAVLWSDGHNSYFGDAWSDATGQIHMDSQQDYQLLGARRAPEGLYLLFRRAFSTCDPKDYIIEDGTVHLIYGILAKPVHSLQAINISAIHRGLQRVQLLKPNITIPELPSDMKTMEITAPDIVIPSQETTYWCYMTELPDSFPKHHIIMYEPVITAGNEALVHHMEVFQCAAEFDSFPQYNGPCDSKMKPNRLNYCRHVLAAWAMGAQAFYYPEEAGLAFGGSGSSRYLRLEIHYHNPMVFKGRHDSSGIRLYYTATLRRYDAAIMELGLVYTPVMAIPPGEDAFILTGYCTDKCTQMALPTAGIRIFASQLHTHLAGRKVVTVLSRNGREQQVVNADGHYSPHFQEIRMLKEVVAVFPGDVLTTTCTYNTEDRSRATVGGFGILEEMCVNYVHYYPQTQLELCKSAVDPGYLHRYFNLVNSFNDEEVCTCPQVSVPQQFFSIPWNMFNRDVLKSFYSFAPISMHCNKSSAVQFPGEWEKQPLPKITERLQEPVLRCPATPGPQPDAPVPLNLRQLRRD, from the exons ATGCAATTAAAGAGTGTCACTTCCCCGGCTTGCCCAGGAGGGCCAGCACATAAATGGGCAAAGCCAGGCGCAGGGGTGCCGTCCTGCC GCATGCAGACCTCCAGGAGcaagccctgtccctgccccagcttcAAGCTGCGGGAAGTGGCATCCATGTACTTCACCATGATCGCTGTGTTCCTGGTCATCTTGGTGGTGGTCCTGCAGGGCTCGGCACCCCGCCAGAGTGATTTTCCCTACAAAGTGCCCCTCGATCCCCAGGGGCTGCTCGAGCTCTCCTGGAACGTCAGCTACACGGAGCAAGCCGTGCATTTCCAGCTCCTCATCAAGGACCTGCAGTTTGGGCTCCTTTTTGGGATGTCGGACAGAGGCGAGTTTGAGAATGCAGACCTGGCCGTGCTCTGGAGCGACGGGCACAATTCCTATTTTGGG GATGCCTGGAGCGATGCCACGGGGCAGATCCACATGGACTCGCAGCAGGACTACCAGCTCCTTGGGGCTCGAAGGGCTCCTGAGGGGCTCTACCTCCTCTTCAGAAGAGCCTTCAGCACCTGTGACCCCAAGGACTACATTATAGAG GATGGCACCGTGCACCTTATCTACGGGATCCTGGCAAAACCGGTCCATTCCCTCCAAGCCATCAACATCTCTGCCATTCACAGGGGACTGCAGAGGGTGCAGCTGCTAAAGCCCAACATCACCATCCCTGAGCTGCCCAGTGACATGAAGACCATGGAGATAACAGCCCCTGACATTGTCATTCCCAGCCAGGAAACAACCTACTGGTGTTACATGACAGAGCTGCCAGACAGCTTCCCCAAACATCATATTATCATG TATGAGCCAGTGATCACGGCAGGAAACGAGGCCCTGGTCCACCACATGGAAGTCTTCCAGTGTGCTGCTGAGTTCGACAGCTTCCCCCAGTACAACGGGCCCTGCGACTCCAAGATGAAGCCAAACCGGCTCAACTACTGCAGGCACGTGCTTGCAGCGTGGGCCATGGGAGCGCAG GCTTTCTACTACCCTGAAGAAGCAGGTCTGGCCTTTGGTGGCTCAGGCTCCTCCAGATATTTGCGCCTTGAGATCCACTATCACAATCCCATGGTGTTCAAAG GTCGCCATGACTCCTCGGGGATCCGCCTCTACTACACGGCCACCCTGCGACGCTATGATGCTGCCATCATGGAGCTGGGCTTGGTCTACACACCAGTGATGGCCATTCCCCCAGGCGAGGATGCCTTCATCCTCACAGGCTATTGCACCGACAAATGCACGCAGATG gctctgcccaCTGCCGGCATCCGCATCTTCGCGTCCCAGCTCCATACTCACCTGGCAGGAAGAAAAGTGGTGACAGTGCTGTCCCGGAATGGAAGAGAACAGCAGGTCGTGAATGCCGACGGTCACTACAGCCCTCACTTCCAG gAGATCCGCATGCTGAAGGAGGTGGTTGCAGTTTTTCCA GGTGACGTACTCACCACCACCTGTACCTACAACACAGAGGACCGGAGCCGAGCCACTGTG GGTGGGTTTGGCATTCTGGAGGAGATGTGCGTGAACTACGTGCACTACTACCCCCAGACgcagctggagctgtgcaaaAGCGCGGTGGATCCGGGCTACCTGCACCGATACTTCAACCTTGTGAACAG CTTTAACGATGAGGAGGTCTGCACGTGCCCACAGGTCTCCGTCCCACAGCAGTTTTTCTCCATCCCCTGGAACATGTTCAACAGAGACGTGCTGAAGTCCTTCTACAGCTTCGCTCCAATCTCCATGCACTGCAACAAATCCTCAGCTGTCCAGTTCCCG GGCGAGTGGGAGAAGCAGCCGCTTCCCAAAATCACCGAGAGGCTGCAGGAGCCTGTCCTTCGCTGCCCGGCCACCCCGGGGCCTCAGCCTGACGCCCCTGTCCCCCTCAACCTGCGCCAGCTCAGGAGGGACTGA